GGTGACGAGCGCCCTGCGCCCGCTGAGCTCGTTCATGCCTTCGTCCTTCCCTTTCTCGCTGGTGTGCGGGGCGGTCACAGGTGCCGCCGGGGGATCGCGTGCCCGCGCCGTCCGCGCAGGAAGTCGAGGTCGGCGCCGGTGTCGGCCTGCCCGACGTGCTCCCGGTACAACCCGGTCCAACCACCCTGGGCGTCCGCCGGTCGCTCGGCGGCTTCGGACGCGCGCCGGGCCAGCTCCGCGTCGTCGACGAGCATGTTGAGCTGGCGGTTGGCCACGTCGAGGTGCACGCGGTCGCCGGTGCGCAGCAGCGCGAGCGGGCCGCCCGCGGCGGATTCGGGCGCGACGTGCAGGACGATCGTGCCGTAGGAGGTGCCGCTCATCCGGCCGTCGGTGATCCGGACCAGGTCGCGCACCCCCGCGTCGAGCAGCTTCTTCGGGATCGACAGGTTGCCGATCTCGGGCATCCCGGGGTAGCCGCGCGGCCCGGCGCCCCGCACGACGAGCACGGTGTCGGCGTCCACGGGCAGATCGGGATCGTCGCAGCGCGCGTAGTACTCCTCGACGGTGTCGAAGACCAGGGCGGTGCCGGTGTGGTCGATCAGCTCCGGCGAGGCCGCGGACAGCTTGATCACCGCGCCGTTCGGGGCGAGGTTGCCGTGCAGCACCGCGGTGGCCGATCCCGCGGGCTGCACCGGTTCCGCGCAGCTGTGGATGACCTCGCGGTTCCAGTTCTGCGCGCCCTCGCAGTTCTCGGCGAGGGTCCGGCCGGTGACCGTGCGCGCATCGCCGTGCAGGCGTTCGCCGAGCTCGGCCACCACCGCGGGCACCCCGCCCGCGTAGCTGAACTCCTCCATCAGGAACTGGCCGGAGGGCAGCAGGTTCACCAGCAGCGGGATGTCGCGCGCCTGCCGGTCGAACTCCTCGAGCGGGAAGTCGACCTCGGCGCGCCCGGCCAGGGCGCTCAGGTGCACGATGGCGTTGGTGGACCCGCCGATGGCGGCGTTGAGCCGCGCGGCGTTCTCGAACGACCTGCGGTCCAGAATGGACGAAGGTCGCACGTCGTCCTCCACCAGGGACACGATCCGCTTGCCCGACTGCTCGGCCAGCGCGTAGCGGCCCGCGTCCACGGCGGGCACGGCAGCGCTGCCCGGCAGCGAGAGCCCCATGACCTCCACCAGGCAGGCCATCGTGGATGCGGTGCCCATCGTGGTGCAGTGCCCGGCGCTGCGGGACAGGCACGCCTCGGCCCGGCCGAACTCGGCCCGGCTCATCCGCCCGGCCCGGACCTCTTCGGCGAACTGCCACACGTGCGTGCCGGACCCCGCGTCGCAGCCCCGGAACTTCCCGTTGAGCATGGGACCGCCGGTGAGCACGATCGCGGGCAGGTCGGCGCTCAGCGCGCCCATCAGCTGCGCGGGAACGGTCTTGTCGCACCCGCCGAGCAGGACCACGCCGTCGAGCGGGTACGAGCGGAGGTTCTCCTCGACCTCCATCGCCATCAGGTTCCGGTACAGCATCGCCGACGGGCGCATGAGCGTCTCGCCCAGCGACATCGTCGGGAACTCCAGGGGGAAACCGCCCGCCAGCAGCACGCCGCGCTTGACCGCCTCGGCGACGTCGCGCAGGTGCCGGTTGCAGGGCGTGAGCTCCGACCAGCTGTTGCAGATCCCGATGACCGGTCGGCCGTCGAACATCTCCGGCGAGCGGCCCGAGTTGTAGAGCTTCGAGCGGTGGACGAAGCCCATCTTGCCTTCGGCGCCGAACCAGGAGGTGCTGCGCCGGGTGGGTTCGGACGAGGTCATGACCGCGCCTCCTGCGGGGTGTGGCGGACGAGGCTCATCGGCGTCGACGAGCTGGTGGTGAGCTGATCGCCGTTCACCGAGACCGTGAACGGGCGGGAGTTGAAGTCGAGCAGCGTTGCGGTGGTGGGGACTTCTCCGTACGCGTGCAGGGTCCAAGGCGCGTCGAGGAGTTCGTCGGTGCGCCGCACGTGCTCGCCGAGCTCCACGCGGGGCAGCAGCGCTCCGTCCCGCACCAGGACCGGAATGCGTTCGAGCGGTACCGATTCCTCGTGCAGCCCGGGACCCTCGTAGCGCTTTCCGGTCACGAGGTCCGTCCAACCGCCTTCGGGCACGTAGAACCGGCGCCGCACCGGCTCACCGGCATCGTCGAAGACCGGGACGACGAGCAGGTCGGAGCCGAGCAGGAACGCGTCGTCCCTGGTCGTGGCGAGGTCGTCGGCGGGGAACTCCAGCGCCAGCGGGCGCAGCACCGGCCACCCGCGCTCCGCCGACTCGTGGGCGGTCTGCCACAGGTACGGCAGCAGCGAGTAGCGCAGCCGGATCCACTCGCGGGCGATCTCGAACGCGTCCTCGCCGAACGCCCAGGGCTCGCGCGGGCGGAGCCCGTGCGCGCGCATGAGCGGCGACAGCGCGCCGAACTGCGTCCATCGCACGTACAGCTCAGGCGTCAGCTCGGGGCCGAAGAAGCCGCCGATGTCGTGTCCCCACAACCCGGGCATGCTCATGGCGTGGGAGAGCCCACCGCGCAGCGTGGCGCGCATTCCGGACACTGTGGACTCCGCGTCGCCGCCCCACTGCGCGGGGTAGCGGTGCGAACCGGCCCAGCCGGAACGCCCCCACACCAGCGGTGCGCGCCCGGTCCGCTCGGCGATGGCCTCGCTGACGGCGCCGTTGTAGCGCAGCGGGTACAGGTTGTGGGCGTGCTCGGCACCGGTCCCGTCGGCCAGCCGGACGTCGTCGGGCAGGCCTTCGCCGAAGTCGGTCTTGAACACGGCG
This region of Saccharopolyspora hordei genomic DNA includes:
- a CDS encoding IlvD/Edd family dehydratase, with translation MTSSEPTRRSTSWFGAEGKMGFVHRSKLYNSGRSPEMFDGRPVIGICNSWSELTPCNRHLRDVAEAVKRGVLLAGGFPLEFPTMSLGETLMRPSAMLYRNLMAMEVEENLRSYPLDGVVLLGGCDKTVPAQLMGALSADLPAIVLTGGPMLNGKFRGCDAGSGTHVWQFAEEVRAGRMSRAEFGRAEACLSRSAGHCTTMGTASTMACLVEVMGLSLPGSAAVPAVDAGRYALAEQSGKRIVSLVEDDVRPSSILDRRSFENAARLNAAIGGSTNAIVHLSALAGRAEVDFPLEEFDRQARDIPLLVNLLPSGQFLMEEFSYAGGVPAVVAELGERLHGDARTVTGRTLAENCEGAQNWNREVIHSCAEPVQPAGSATAVLHGNLAPNGAVIKLSAASPELIDHTGTALVFDTVEEYYARCDDPDLPVDADTVLVVRGAGPRGYPGMPEIGNLSIPKKLLDAGVRDLVRITDGRMSGTSYGTIVLHVAPESAAGGPLALLRTGDRVHLDVANRQLNMLVDDAELARRASEAAERPADAQGGWTGLYREHVGQADTGADLDFLRGRRGHAIPRRHL